The genomic DNA CGGCGTGCCCTACGTGGTCGCCGGGGCGTACGCGATCTACGAGCACACAGGCATCTACCGGCAGACGAAGGATCTCGACTTGTTCTTCGAGCCGAAGCACGTGCTGAGGGCGGCATATGCGCTGCGCGACGCCGGCTTCGGCCTGCAGCTCGAGCAGGCGCACTGGCTCGGGAAGGCGTTCAAAGAGGGGTTCCTCGTGGACCTCATCTTCGGCATGGGCAACGGCGTGTCGTTCATCGACAGCGGGTGGCACGAGCAGGCGCACGAGGGCACGCTCGCGGGCGCGCGGGTGAAGATCGCGCCGGTCGAAGAGCTCATCTGGCATCGGCTCTTCATTCACGAGCGCCACCGGCAGGACATGTCGGACATCCTTCACCTGATACTCACGCAAGGGGACACGCTCGATTGGGATCGGCTCGTCAAGCGCGCGGGGCCGCACTGGCCGTTGCTTCTCGCGCAGCTCCAGCTGTTTCACTACGCCTACCCCGGCTTCCGCAGCCGCGTGCCGCGTGCGGTGCTCGAGACGCTCCTCGATCGCGCGCGCAACGAAATCGGCCTGGACGACCACGACGAAGCGCTCACCAACGGCCCGCTGATCTCGCGTTTCAGCTTCGCGATCGACGTCCAGGAATGGGGCTTCCACGACACGCGTGCCGACCGGATCCGCCGCGCGATGAACAGCGATCCGGTACGGCAGATCGCGAGCGACCCGGTGTGGCAGACGTCGCGCCTGCCCGGCGACGACGACGCAGCGCCGGAACGCGCGATCGAACTACACTCCTGACACCGACATCTGCGGCGGATCCGTACGATCGGGGTCCGACCTTTACTCGCGTCTCACTCCCTCAGCACCACCAGCGGATCCGCGGATGTCGTGGGCAAGGCGATCCATGATTGGCTTAGACGAAAACCGGGGTGCCAGCGTTTAGAGCGGAGGGCCTATGTTGCTCAGCAGGCGTGACGTATTGACGAACGGCGTGATCGGGGGCGCGCTGGTGGGAGGTGCTGACGGTGCCGCAGCGGTCGACGCGGCGCCTATCGACGACGCGCAGGTGTTGCAGACGCTGAAGCAGCTGATCGGCGAGATCCAGCAGACGCGGCGCGTCGGTGTCCCTGGAGAGATCAACTACGTCGGCCAGCTGCGCGAGACGATGCTGGACTTCGTGAAGTCGACCAGCAAGTGGCCGGACATGATTGACGTCGGGCCGGCGGTCTTCTTCACCGTCTACGACTGGCACGTGCGGTTTGGCCAGCAGCCCGTCGTCGTGCGGATGCCGGACAGTCGTTACGGCATCACCTTCATGTTCACGACGCTGGTCCTGCGGCCGGAGCAGTCCAGGAACTACGTCGGCCTGGGGTACGATAAAGAGAAGTGATCGATCCGGTCGTTCTCGGGATCTTCCTCGCGCGGCCCGGCTCTACTTCCGGTTCGAGTCGTCCACCGATCGACGCAGTGCCGGCGGGTGCGGAGCTCGAGCCGGTGAAGTGATCGCCGTTGACGAGATCGGTCGGCCACGCGGGGCTCCCGGTCGGCGCGACAATCGCGTCCAGCCGGTGCTTCTCGAGCGTGTCGTCGATCCCCTCGCGCGAGAGCTTGACCGACTTCTCCAGCGCCTTCCTGTAGTCCTCGTCTGACAGCGGCCCCCTCGACTCCGCCATCACGAACAGTTCCTGCCCGAAGAACGGCATCTCGCGGTCCTTGTGCTTCTCGTTGAACGCGATCGCCTCCTTCAGCGAAGTGACAGGGACGCCGCTGCGCGTCGCGAGGTACTGGTTCACATCCGCCTTGAACTCGTAGAGCAGGACCTGGAGCTCCGGCTCGTCGATCTCGCCCGCCCCGCCGATGTCCGCCGGATCCACGATCTCGGCGCCGGCTTTCCTCATGTCGGCGAGGGCCTGTTCAAACAGTCGATCCGTGGCGGCGCTGTAGCCGGTGACTTTCGCGCGCGCGACGCCGATGCGCGCCCCTTTCAGCGCGCCCGCGTCGGAGAATAAGGGGGACAGTCACACTTTCCCAAGCCGCTGCTCGGAAAGTGTGACTGTCCCCCTTATCAGCGTCGGGCGCGGCGCCGCCACCGTCGGCCGCGCGGGAGCGCCGGGGCGCGGCGTCGGCTCCAGATCCCACCAGTACTGGCGCGGCAGCTTCTTTCGTGCAGGCCAGACCTGGTCGAGCGTCTCCGCTTCGTACAGCTCGCCGTTCTTCATGACATAACGGATCGCCGTCGTGTTGCGGATGTTCTCGAGCGGGTTGCGGTCGAGAACGAGGAGATCGGCCAGCTTGCCTGCCTCGAGCGATCCGAGTTCCTTGCCCAAGCCGATCGCTTCGGCGCCGTTGATTGTGGCCACCTTCAGGACGTCGTGGGCAGGCAGACCGCCCGTCGCGATCGCCCACATCTCCCAGTGGCACTGGATGCCCTGCCGCTGCCCGTGGCCGCCGAGGCCGACGCGCCCGCCCGCCTTCACGACATCGGCGAGCACCTTCGCGGCCATCGGGAACGCGTACTCCTGCGGGTGGAACCACGGCCGGCGCAGCACGGTGCGGTCCAGGTCCGAGTGCGGCGTGAACCGCCGCATCTTGGCGTCGGTGTGCAGGTCGGTGCTCTGGAAGAAGTAGTTCTCCGCCCACGGGCCGCCGTACTGCACGAGCAGCGTCGGCGTGTAGGTGATCCCCGACTGCGCGGCGAGCTGCACGACGTCCTTGTACAAGGGCATGATGGGCAGCGTGTGCTCGAGGCCGGCGTAGCCATCGATCATCTGCGTGAGATTCAGTTTCAGATCGAGCCCCCCTTCAAGGGTCGGCATGATCTGCTGTTCGCGCGCGGCGATGACGAGCCACTGCCGCTGCTGGCGGTTTCCCGCCATGTACTGCTTGATCGTCTTCGTGTCCCAGTACTTGCTGTACCGCGACATGACCTCGCGCGCCTCTTCGAGGCTCTGCACGTTGTCGGCGGCAAATACGCCCGGGCCGGTGCCATACACGCGCGGTCCGAGCATCCGGCCCGTCTCCACCAGATCGCGGTAGCTCAGGATGTCGGTCGTGGCCGTCTGCGGATCGCGCGTCGTCGTGATGCCGTAGGCGAGGTTGGCGAGGTACTCCCAGACCTGTGTCTTGTGGATGTCCCACGCCGGCCAGATGTGCGCGTGGACGTCCACCAGCCCCGGCATGATGGTGCGCCCGGACACGTCGATGACTCGGGCGCCGGACGGGATCTTCACCGACCCGCTCGGGCCAGCCGCTTCGATCCGGTTGTCCCTGATGACAATGTCGCCGCGCTCGATGATGCCGTCATTCTTCAGCTCACCGCGGCTCATCGTGATGAGCCGCGCGCCGCGAAGCGCGATCACACCCGAGGGCTTCGGGCGCGGCGCTTCGACGATCACTTCCGTTTCGATCGCCTCGTACGCCGGCCTTTTGGGTGCGGGGTCCTTCTTGTCTGTCTCTTCCTTCTCGCCGGCGGCCTGCGGTGATTCCTTGCCGGACTCCGCGGCTTTCTCGCCCGCCTCTTCCTTCC from Acidobacteriota bacterium includes the following:
- a CDS encoding nucleotidyltransferase; the protein is MVRPKRLRVGATLERLSDEERTSLTHGHFWIPGEQREVYRLALETLNAAGVPYVVAGAYAIYEHTGIYRQTKDLDLFFEPKHVLRAAYALRDAGFGLQLEQAHWLGKAFKEGFLVDLIFGMGNGVSFIDSGWHEQAHEGTLAGARVKIAPVEELIWHRLFIHERHRQDMSDILHLILTQGDTLDWDRLVKRAGPHWPLLLAQLQLFHYAYPGFRSRVPRAVLETLLDRARNEIGLDDHDEALTNGPLISRFSFAIDVQEWGFHDTRADRIRRAMNSDPVRQIASDPVWQTSRLPGDDDAAPERAIELHS
- a CDS encoding amidohydrolase family protein, which translates into the protein MRAQQIRYARLSPDGRRLAFTALEHVYVMDYPKGTPRRVSTLAAAEHHPTWSPDGKHLAYVTWSDEEGGHVYRVAIAGGEPERLTRVASFYSDPAYAPDGQRIAVVRGPRMERQEDFSPMGRGGQALELVWLPASGGNATLISPYRNAGRPHFSADPNRIYAWQGSRGLVSFRWDGTDRRTHVKVTGYKNPLAAEPGNADDVIIGPDGEHAIVQAETKVYLITVPMVGGETPPSVSVASPDGAIVPVRRLTTVGGEFIDWAEGGKAITWAMGRTFFRYDVARADAAERKRKDEEARKEEAGEKAAESGKESPQAAGEKEETDKKDPAPKRPAYEAIETEVIVEAPRPKPSGVIALRGARLITMSRGELKNDGIIERGDIVIRDNRIEAAGPSGSVKIPSGARVIDVSGRTIMPGLVDVHAHIWPAWDIHKTQVWEYLANLAYGITTTRDPQTATTDILSYRDLVETGRMLGPRVYGTGPGVFAADNVQSLEEAREVMSRYSKYWDTKTIKQYMAGNRQQRQWLVIAAREQQIMPTLEGGLDLKLNLTQMIDGYAGLEHTLPIMPLYKDVVQLAAQSGITYTPTLLVQYGGPWAENYFFQSTDLHTDAKMRRFTPHSDLDRTVLRRPWFHPQEYAFPMAAKVLADVVKAGGRVGLGGHGQRQGIQCHWEMWAIATGGLPAHDVLKVATINGAEAIGLGKELGSLEAGKLADLLVLDRNPLENIRNTTAIRYVMKNGELYEAETLDQVWPARKKLPRQYWWDLEPTPRPGAPARPTVAAPRPTLIRGTVTLSEQRLGKV